One genomic window of Pseudanabaenaceae cyanobacterium SKYG29 includes the following:
- a CDS encoding FGGY-family carbohydrate kinase — protein MLQAGFDFGTSGARVVVIDSEDRELFTAKTSYNLADATTWQPALYQLIKQIPLALRQELGTITIAGTSGTFVVCDSHGNVQLPVQLYNDPSGRSALPLLQSICPESPVVLSSTSTLARLVHLRPLWQPDWQLVHHCDRLAYFLHRHQGVTDWHNALKLGFDPITLTYPHSILALGFNLPQVVAPGTIVAPIAPPVAKELDINPDCHITSGTTDSNAAFLAAVGENFQLGTAVTSLGSTLTVKILSRQPIFSRDYGVYSHRWNYQGQTYWLVGGASNTGGAVLAHFFSPDQIATLSSKIDPDQPTSFNYYPLLQPGERFPIPDPDLAPCLTPRPDRAELFLQGILEGIARIECLGYARLRELGAEAIQVLYTVGGGAKNATWTAIRQNYLVVTFLAPRHPEAAYGAALLPKIHGCPPSPVRTGLTES, from the coding sequence ATGTTACAAGCAGGTTTTGACTTTGGCACCTCTGGTGCCCGTGTAGTGGTGATTGATAGTGAAGATAGAGAACTGTTCACCGCCAAGACCAGCTACAACCTAGCAGATGCAACTACTTGGCAGCCTGCCCTGTATCAACTCATCAAACAAATTCCCCTGGCACTGCGGCAAGAGTTAGGAACAATCACGATCGCTGGCACTTCAGGGACTTTCGTTGTCTGTGACTCCCATGGTAACGTCCAGCTCCCCGTACAACTCTACAACGACCCCAGCGGCAGATCAGCTTTACCCCTGCTGCAGTCAATTTGTCCTGAGTCCCCTGTTGTTCTGAGCAGCACTTCCACCCTTGCCCGCTTAGTCCATCTCCGCCCCCTTTGGCAACCAGACTGGCAGTTAGTGCACCATTGCGATCGCCTTGCTTACTTTCTCCATCGGCACCAGGGAGTGACGGATTGGCACAATGCCCTCAAGCTGGGTTTTGACCCCATCACCCTTACTTACCCCCACTCCATCCTGGCACTGGGCTTTAATCTGCCCCAGGTAGTAGCCCCAGGCACGATCGTTGCCCCTATCGCCCCCCCAGTGGCTAAAGAGTTAGACATCAACCCGGACTGCCACATTACCAGTGGCACAACCGACAGTAATGCAGCGTTTCTAGCGGCAGTAGGAGAGAACTTCCAACTGGGCACGGCAGTCACTTCCCTGGGGTCAACTTTGACGGTGAAAATTCTCAGCCGTCAGCCGATTTTTAGCCGCGACTATGGAGTTTATAGCCATCGCTGGAATTACCAGGGACAAACCTACTGGCTAGTAGGAGGAGCATCTAACACGGGGGGAGCAGTCCTAGCCCACTTTTTCAGCCCCGACCAGATCGCCACCCTCAGCAGCAAAATTGACCCCGATCAACCCACTAGCTTTAATTACTATCCCCTCTTGCAACCAGGGGAACGCTTTCCCATCCCTGACCCTGACCTAGCACCCTGCCTCACGCCGAGACCCGATCGGGCGGAATTATTTCTCCAGGGCATACTCGAGGGCATTGCCCGAATTGAATGTTTAGGGTATGCAAGGCTGCGGGAACTGGGGGCAGAAGCAATCCAAGTGCTCTACACTGTGGGTGGGGGAGCCAAGAATGCTACCTGGACTGCTATACGGCAGAATTACTTAGTTGTCACCTTTTTAGCCCCCCGTCACCCTGAAGCTGCCTACGGTGCTGCCCTGCTCCCTAAAATTCATGGATGCCCGCCTTCCCCTGTTCGTACTGGTCTAACTGAATCTTGA
- a CDS encoding glycogen/starch/alpha-glucan phosphorylase: MTQAIERTLVLADGTVCPVQIEDDRTGLSVETLKRAFADNLFFIQGKYESIATPKDYYMALSYTMRDRLLQRWLKTLKTYSEQNVKQVYYLSAEFLMGRHLGNSLINLDIYNNVKQALAESGLNLEEILEVEPDPGLGNGGLGRLAACFLDSLATLEIPAMGYGIRYEFGIFHQSIQDGWQVEIPDKWLRGGNPWEIERIDETVEVKYGGHTEIYHDDKGRPHVRWIPEQTVIGVPYDTPIPGYGTNTVNTLRLWKAEAGEDFNFQAFNAGDYDGAVASKMRSETISKVLYPNDNTPQGRQLRLEQQFFFVSCSLQDLIRRHLKLNPTLDNLHEKAAIQLNDTHPAVAVAELMRLLVDEHYMDWDKAWSITQQTIAYTNHTLMPEALEKWSVSLFSRVLPRHLEIIYEINHRFLEDIRSWYPKDEELVARLSLIEEGMEKQVRMAHLATVGSHKVNGVAALHTELLKKDVLKDFYHLWPEKFTNKTNGVTPRRWLLLSNPELSALITEKIGRNWLTHTEELRQLEQFLNDGEFCQRWRQIKENNKRRLAQYILHHTGIEVNINSLFDIQVKRIHEYKRQHLAILHVITLYHRIKQNPAIDIVPRTFVFGGKAAPGYFMAKLIIKLINSVANVVNRDPDVHGRLKVVFLPNFTVSQGQVIYPAAELSEQISTAGKEASGTGNMKFAMNGALTIGTLDGANIEIREEVGPENFFLFGLTAEQVYRMKAEGYDPQTYYNENEMLKTVIDRIAEGDFSPGHPDLFRPLVDSLMYHDTYMLFADYQSYIDCQDRVAEQYRNQDQWTRMSILNSARVGKFSSDRTIREYCEEIWRVKPVKIQLDQYEQGKAGIHEF, translated from the coding sequence ATGACCCAAGCAATCGAACGCACCCTAGTCTTGGCTGATGGCACTGTCTGTCCTGTACAGATTGAAGATGACCGCACCGGTTTAAGTGTGGAGACCCTCAAGCGGGCTTTTGCGGACAACTTATTTTTCATCCAAGGTAAATACGAGTCCATTGCTACCCCCAAGGACTACTACATGGCGTTGTCCTACACAATGCGGGATAGGTTGCTGCAACGGTGGCTAAAAACCCTTAAGACCTACAGCGAACAAAACGTCAAACAGGTGTACTACCTGTCAGCGGAGTTTTTAATGGGCAGGCACCTGGGCAATAGCCTGATCAACCTAGACATTTACAACAATGTGAAGCAGGCATTAGCAGAGTCAGGCTTGAACCTAGAGGAAATTTTAGAAGTCGAACCCGATCCTGGCTTGGGCAATGGGGGGTTGGGGCGGCTAGCAGCCTGTTTCCTGGATTCCCTGGCGACCCTAGAAATTCCTGCCATGGGCTACGGCATTCGCTATGAGTTCGGCATCTTTCATCAGAGCATCCAAGACGGTTGGCAGGTGGAAATCCCCGACAAATGGCTACGGGGTGGCAATCCCTGGGAGATTGAGCGCATTGATGAAACGGTGGAAGTGAAATACGGGGGGCATACAGAAATCTACCACGATGACAAGGGCAGACCCCATGTGCGCTGGATTCCTGAGCAGACAGTAATTGGTGTCCCCTATGATACGCCTATTCCTGGCTATGGCACCAACACGGTCAACACTTTGCGCCTGTGGAAAGCGGAAGCAGGGGAGGATTTTAACTTCCAAGCCTTCAATGCGGGGGACTACGACGGGGCAGTGGCTAGCAAAATGCGATCGGAAACTATCTCCAAAGTTCTCTATCCCAACGACAACACCCCCCAAGGACGGCAACTGCGTTTAGAACAACAATTCTTCTTTGTCTCTTGCTCTCTGCAGGACTTGATCCGTCGCCATCTCAAGTTGAATCCCACTCTGGACAATCTCCATGAAAAGGCAGCAATTCAGTTGAACGATACTCACCCCGCCGTGGCAGTGGCAGAGTTGATGCGCCTGCTAGTGGATGAACATTACATGGACTGGGATAAAGCCTGGTCGATTACCCAACAAACGATTGCTTATACCAACCATACCCTGATGCCAGAAGCTCTGGAAAAATGGTCAGTGAGTTTGTTCAGTCGAGTGCTGCCCCGTCATTTGGAGATCATCTACGAAATCAACCATCGCTTCCTGGAAGACATCAGAAGTTGGTATCCCAAGGACGAAGAGTTGGTGGCACGCTTGTCTTTAATTGAAGAAGGGATGGAAAAGCAAGTCCGCATGGCCCATCTGGCGACAGTGGGCAGTCACAAGGTCAATGGTGTAGCGGCATTGCACACGGAGTTGTTGAAGAAGGATGTCCTCAAGGACTTTTATCACCTGTGGCCGGAAAAATTTACCAACAAGACCAATGGTGTGACACCACGGCGCTGGCTGTTGCTGAGCAATCCTGAACTGTCGGCTCTGATCACAGAAAAGATTGGCAGAAACTGGCTCACCCACACGGAAGAACTGCGGCAGCTAGAACAATTCCTCAACGATGGGGAGTTCTGTCAACGCTGGCGGCAGATCAAAGAGAACAACAAACGGCGATTGGCACAGTACATTTTGCATCACACAGGGATCGAGGTGAATATCAACTCCTTGTTTGACATTCAAGTCAAGCGGATTCACGAATACAAGCGGCAACACCTCGCTATTCTCCATGTCATCACCCTCTATCACCGCATTAAGCAAAATCCTGCCATCGATATTGTGCCGCGGACTTTTGTGTTTGGTGGTAAGGCTGCCCCTGGTTACTTTATGGCAAAGTTGATCATCAAGCTGATCAATTCCGTGGCTAACGTCGTCAACCGTGACCCCGATGTCCATGGACGTTTGAAGGTGGTCTTCCTCCCCAACTTCACGGTCTCCCAAGGGCAGGTCATTTATCCTGCGGCGGAACTCTCGGAACAAATCTCGACGGCAGGGAAGGAAGCTTCGGGCACAGGTAACATGAAGTTTGCCATGAATGGGGCGTTAACGATCGGTACCCTTGACGGTGCCAACATTGAAATTCGGGAAGAGGTGGGTCCTGAGAACTTCTTCCTGTTTGGTTTGACGGCGGAGCAGGTCTATCGCATGAAGGCGGAGGGCTATGACCCCCAAACCTACTACAACGAAAACGAGATGTTGAAGACGGTCATCGATCGGATTGCGGAAGGTGACTTTTCCCCTGGGCATCCCGATTTGTTCAGACCCCTGGTGGACTCCCTCATGTACCATGATACCTATATGCTCTTTGCTGATTATCAGTCCTACATTGACTGTCAAGACCGTGTGGCAGAACAATACCGCAACCAAGACCAGTGGACAAGGATGTCTATTCTCAACTCCGCGCGGGTGGGCAAGTTCTCCTCCGATCGGACAATTCGGGAATACTGCGAGGAAATCTGGCGTGTCAAGCCCGTCAAGATTCAGTTAGACCAGTACGAACAGGGGAAGGCGGGCATCCATGAATTTTAG
- a CDS encoding alpha-D-glucose phosphate-specific phosphoglucomutase, which produces MAIRTVPTTPYSDQKPGTSGLRKAVSVFQQPHYLENFVQSIFNTLTDYQGKTLVVGGDGRYYNRPAIQIILKMAAANGLGKVMVGQGGILSTPAVSCLIRKYQAFGGIVLSASHNPGGIHGDFGIKYNVSNGGPAPEKITEAIYEASKTITSYRILEAGDVDIDRLGTTKLGDMVVEVIDPVSDYAQLMESLFDFERIHELLTNGRFHMKMDAMHAVTGPYAYNILEYRLGAPIGTVINSKPLEDFGGGHPDPNLVYAKELVDMLYGEDAPDFGAASDGDGDRNMILGRKFFVTPSDSLAILAHYAQVVPGYRQGIKGIARSMPTSQAADRVAQKLGVPCYETPTGWKFFGNLLDADRVTLCGEESFGTGSHHVREKDGLWAILFWLNILAVTQKSVAEIVTNHWATYGRNFYSRHDYEEIPTDRANDLMAHLRANLGQLQGKQFNARYTVAYADDFTYTDPIDGSVSTKQGIRIGFTDGSRLVYRLSGTGTKGATLRVYLEQYEPDPHKHQQDAQTALKDLIALAETIGQISYFTGRTAPTVIT; this is translated from the coding sequence ATGGCAATTCGCACTGTACCCACCACTCCCTATTCCGACCAAAAACCTGGTACTTCAGGGCTACGCAAGGCAGTATCTGTATTTCAGCAACCCCACTACCTGGAGAACTTTGTCCAGTCCATTTTTAACACCCTGACGGACTACCAGGGGAAAACCCTTGTGGTGGGGGGGGATGGACGCTATTACAACCGCCCAGCAATTCAAATCATCCTCAAAATGGCAGCGGCAAACGGCTTGGGCAAAGTGATGGTAGGACAAGGGGGAATTTTGTCTACACCCGCAGTTTCCTGTCTTATTCGCAAATACCAAGCCTTTGGGGGAATTGTCCTCTCTGCCAGCCACAACCCAGGGGGTATCCACGGCGACTTTGGCATCAAATACAATGTCAGCAACGGCGGTCCCGCTCCCGAAAAGATTACAGAGGCGATTTACGAGGCAAGTAAAACCATTACCAGCTACCGCATCCTGGAGGCGGGGGATGTAGACATCGATCGTCTGGGCACAACTAAGCTGGGGGACATGGTGGTGGAGGTGATTGACCCCGTCAGTGACTATGCGCAGTTGATGGAATCGCTGTTTGATTTTGAGCGTATCCATGAACTCCTGACTAACGGGCGTTTCCACATGAAAATGGATGCCATGCATGCCGTCACTGGTCCCTATGCCTACAATATCTTGGAATATCGCCTGGGGGCACCGATCGGGACAGTAATTAACAGCAAGCCCCTAGAGGATTTTGGCGGTGGTCACCCCGACCCCAATTTAGTCTATGCCAAGGAGTTAGTGGATATGCTCTATGGGGAGGATGCCCCGGACTTTGGTGCGGCTTCCGATGGGGATGGCGATCGCAATATGATTTTAGGACGCAAGTTCTTTGTCACTCCCAGCGACAGTCTGGCAATCCTTGCCCACTATGCCCAAGTTGTGCCTGGGTATCGACAGGGGATCAAGGGTATCGCTAGGTCAATGCCTACAAGCCAAGCCGCCGATCGGGTAGCGCAAAAACTGGGTGTGCCCTGCTATGAAACGCCGACGGGGTGGAAGTTTTTTGGCAATCTCCTAGATGCCGATCGGGTCACCCTCTGCGGGGAGGAAAGTTTTGGCACAGGTTCCCACCATGTGCGGGAGAAGGACGGCTTGTGGGCAATCCTGTTTTGGTTGAATATCCTGGCAGTCACGCAAAAATCGGTAGCAGAGATTGTCACCAATCACTGGGCAACCTATGGGCGTAATTTCTACTCCCGCCACGACTACGAAGAGATTCCCACCGATCGGGCTAACGACCTCATGGCACACCTGCGGGCAAATTTGGGACAGCTGCAGGGTAAACAGTTCAATGCCCGCTACACAGTGGCTTATGCCGATGACTTTACCTATACCGACCCCATTGATGGCAGTGTCAGTACGAAGCAGGGCATTAGAATTGGCTTTACGGACGGCTCCCGTCTGGTCTATCGTCTGTCGGGGACGGGCACCAAGGGGGCAACCCTCAGGGTTTACCTAGAACAGTACGAACCGGACCCCCACAAACACCAGCAGGATGCCCAAACAGCTCTCAAGGACTTGATTGCCCTGGCAGAAACGATCGGGCAAATTTCCTACTTTACGGGGCGCACTGCTCCCACGGTTATCACTTAA
- a CDS encoding TerB family tellurite resistance protein, whose product MATINQEEIIASIQLLAHMAKADGKLLEEEREGLIQSLESLALLEGITVDQLLSETPPLEEILKKITSETARESAYQAAYLMAHIDGNCCSAEQKILDRIAEEFAGFQPFGYEAWLENLETRANRSDLTTQMRRITDTNQRQLEVEQLITDACFFAAVFGAFPIPGVAIILDLLIYWNQLSLVQTIGEKWGYTAQNEDLKKALFGSWALTGARIAFSNVAKLVPILGSVTGAAAAYATTWAIGKAANKYYAEGGKIDKFELLEALKKAKQEGEARYQQQAEAITARQKELQPQIEQLTQDLRSGKISVDEYRERLDALRSPSS is encoded by the coding sequence ATGGCAACGATCAACCAGGAAGAGATTATTGCTAGTATCCAGTTGTTAGCGCACATGGCAAAAGCAGATGGCAAGCTCTTGGAAGAAGAACGGGAGGGCTTGATCCAGTCCCTAGAAAGTCTCGCGCTGCTAGAGGGGATTACAGTTGATCAACTATTATCGGAAACACCCCCCCTAGAAGAGATTCTCAAGAAAATTACCAGCGAAACTGCCAGGGAATCGGCATACCAAGCAGCTTACCTCATGGCTCACATCGACGGCAACTGCTGTAGTGCAGAACAAAAAATCCTCGATCGCATTGCCGAAGAATTTGCTGGCTTTCAACCCTTTGGCTATGAGGCATGGCTGGAAAATCTGGAAACTCGGGCAAACCGATCGGATTTGACTACCCAAATGCGCCGTATCACCGACACTAACCAACGGCAACTAGAAGTAGAGCAGTTGATTACGGATGCCTGTTTCTTTGCGGCGGTGTTTGGTGCTTTCCCAATCCCTGGGGTAGCCATTATTTTAGATTTGCTCATTTACTGGAATCAGTTGAGTTTAGTCCAGACAATCGGGGAGAAATGGGGTTACACTGCCCAGAATGAAGACTTGAAAAAAGCCCTGTTTGGCAGTTGGGCGTTGACAGGAGCCAGGATTGCCTTTAGCAACGTGGCGAAACTAGTGCCGATCCTAGGGTCAGTAACAGGGGCAGCGGCTGCCTACGCCACAACCTGGGCGATCGGGAAGGCAGCAAATAAGTATTACGCGGAAGGGGGCAAAATAGACAAGTTTGAGCTCCTAGAAGCCCTCAAAAAAGCCAAACAGGAAGGGGAAGCCCGCTACCAGCAACAGGCAGAGGCAATTACTGCCCGCCAAAAGGAACTGCAACCGCAAATCGAGCAACTGACCCAAGACCTGCGATCGGGTAAAATTTCCGTGGATGAATACCGCGAGCGACTGGATGCCCTGCGTAGTCCCAGCTCCTAA
- a CDS encoding YraN family protein produces the protein MSESKRVGDRGENLVRDYLVTLGYQILAQKWQCPYGEIDLIATNPEWLIFVEVKTRSARNWDNGGLLAIAGAKQQKLLLSAQAYLAQNPETEKNLRFDVALVARKGEKYHLTKYLTSAFTADT, from the coding sequence GTGTCCGAGTCGAAGAGAGTAGGGGACAGGGGTGAAAATTTGGTTAGGGATTACCTAGTTACCTTGGGCTATCAAATTCTGGCGCAAAAGTGGCAATGTCCGTACGGGGAAATTGATCTGATTGCGACAAACCCAGAATGGTTAATTTTTGTAGAGGTCAAAACCCGATCGGCTAGGAACTGGGACAATGGGGGACTCCTGGCTATTGCTGGGGCTAAACAGCAAAAACTGCTTCTCAGTGCCCAAGCATACTTAGCACAGAATCCAGAAACAGAGAAAAACCTGCGCTTTGATGTGGCTTTAGTAGCGAGGAAAGGAGAAAAGTATCATTTGACCAAATATCTAACGAGTGCTTTTACAGCGGATACCTAA
- a CDS encoding Uma2 family endonuclease, which yields MIVAADLLPDHNQLPESDGAIVENFAEHPQSILLTSAIYPILQQLHPDGYFTIGQDSGIYWQITADPLTGCVAPDWFYVPNVPPMLEGKYRRSYVLWQEKVPPLIVIEFVSGDGREERDQTPPSPGCKPGKFWVYEQGIRVPYYVIYEVSPGRVEVYHLVNDRYQRLGANERGEIFIPEMGVGLGIWRGCYCGMELPWLRWYDREGNLIPTAEERAIWEQQRADLERQRAESERRRADLERQRAEFEYQRAEQERQQKEKLIAKLRSLGIDPEAL from the coding sequence ATGATCGTTGCTGCTGACTTACTGCCTGACCACAATCAACTACCTGAATCAGACGGCGCGATCGTGGAAAACTTTGCTGAACATCCCCAGAGTATCTTGCTCACCAGCGCCATTTACCCCATCCTGCAGCAACTCCATCCCGATGGATACTTCACCATAGGTCAGGACAGCGGCATCTACTGGCAAATAACCGCAGACCCCCTCACGGGCTGTGTAGCACCCGACTGGTTTTATGTCCCCAATGTGCCGCCCATGCTCGAGGGCAAATACCGCCGCTCCTATGTCCTGTGGCAGGAGAAAGTCCCACCTTTGATTGTGATTGAGTTTGTGTCAGGGGATGGCAGAGAAGAGAGAGACCAGACTCCCCCAAGCCCTGGTTGCAAGCCAGGCAAGTTTTGGGTGTATGAGCAGGGGATAAGGGTTCCGTATTATGTCATTTATGAAGTCAGCCCAGGGAGAGTGGAGGTTTATCATTTGGTCAACGATCGGTATCAGCGGCTGGGTGCCAACGAGCGGGGGGAGATATTCATTCCTGAGATGGGAGTGGGATTGGGGATATGGCGGGGGTGTTACTGTGGCATGGAGTTGCCCTGGCTGCGCTGGTATGACAGGGAGGGGAACCTAATCCCCACAGCAGAGGAGCGGGCTATATGGGAACAGCAGAGAGCTGACCTGGAGCGTCAAAGAGCAGAGTCTGAACGTCGCCGTGCTGACCTAGAGCGCCAAAGGGCGGAATTTGAGTATCAACGCGCAGAACAGGAACGACAGCAGAAGGAGAAGCTAATAGCCAAACTCCGATCGTTGGGCATCGACCCTGAGGCACTTTGA
- a CDS encoding metal ABC transporter substrate-binding protein, giving the protein MGRYLLVVVIGLLLLGCHRGHTTADRKVILATFTVLADMAQTVAGEKAIVTSLTKPGTEIHSYEPTPSDLIQGQGVSLILTNGLGLEAWAQKFLPSLPRVPVVIASEGIAVINLQMGKPDPHGWLSPQNGLIYVENIRRALVQLDPQNADTYNHNAANYKQAIQQLDDQLRQAVAQIPPDRRFIVTCEGAFSYLARDYGLRAVYLWALNTEQQGTPRQIERVITTVKANKIPVVFCESTVSKEAQLEVAKATGAKFGGVFYVDSLSNTEGEAPTYLKLLAHNIRTLISGLQQ; this is encoded by the coding sequence ATGGGGAGATACCTGCTGGTGGTGGTGATAGGGTTGCTCCTGCTGGGGTGTCATAGGGGTCATACCACCGCGGACAGGAAGGTAATCCTGGCAACCTTTACGGTTCTGGCGGACATGGCGCAGACGGTGGCAGGCGAAAAAGCGATCGTTACCTCTCTTACCAAGCCAGGGACAGAAATACACTCCTACGAACCTACACCTAGTGATCTGATACAGGGTCAAGGAGTCTCTTTAATCTTGACCAATGGGTTGGGTTTAGAAGCGTGGGCGCAGAAATTTTTGCCTAGCTTGCCTAGAGTGCCTGTTGTAATTGCCAGCGAGGGAATAGCGGTTATTAATCTACAGATGGGCAAACCCGATCCCCATGGCTGGCTATCACCCCAAAATGGCTTAATTTATGTGGAAAATATTCGCCGTGCTCTTGTCCAACTTGACCCCCAGAATGCTGATACCTATAACCACAATGCAGCTAACTATAAACAGGCAATTCAACAGTTGGATGATCAGTTGCGCCAGGCAGTTGCTCAGATTCCCCCCGATCGGCGATTTATTGTCACCTGTGAGGGGGCATTTTCCTACTTAGCGCGGGACTACGGTTTACGGGCAGTTTATCTATGGGCACTCAATACAGAACAACAGGGGACACCCCGCCAAATAGAGAGGGTAATTACTACGGTCAAGGCCAACAAAATTCCCGTTGTTTTCTGTGAAAGTACGGTCAGCAAGGAGGCACAACTGGAGGTTGCCAAGGCAACGGGGGCAAAGTTTGGTGGCGTTTTCTATGTCGATTCTCTGTCAAACACTGAGGGGGAAGCACCCACCTATCTCAAGTTATTGGCACACAATATCCGAACTCTCATTAGCGGTTTACAACAATAG
- a CDS encoding metal ABC transporter ATP-binding protein codes for MESISIAVENVTVTYHDRVALYHASLQIRSGIICGLVGMNGAGKSTLFKAIMGFVQPVQGRVLVQGLPVRQAQKRHLIAYVPQAEEVDWQFPVTVFDVVMMGRYGYMPWLRIPSRIDYELVKSALLQVEMWELRERPIGELSGGQRKRVFLGRALAQQAQIFLLDEPFAGVDITTERLIIDRLLQLRAQGHTILISTHDLTSIKTFCDQVVLINRSILAYGDTETVFTPENLCRTFGNHFCQRSQGE; via the coding sequence ATGGAATCAATCAGCATTGCTGTGGAAAATGTGACGGTCACCTATCACGATCGTGTTGCTCTCTACCATGCTTCTTTGCAAATCCGATCGGGGATAATTTGTGGTTTAGTGGGGATGAATGGGGCAGGCAAGTCCACTTTGTTTAAGGCAATTATGGGTTTTGTTCAGCCAGTGCAGGGGCGTGTGTTAGTACAGGGTTTACCCGTGCGGCAGGCACAAAAGCGGCATTTAATTGCCTATGTCCCCCAGGCAGAAGAGGTAGATTGGCAGTTTCCCGTGACAGTGTTTGATGTGGTGATGATGGGACGTTATGGCTACATGCCTTGGCTGCGCATTCCTAGCAGGATTGACTATGAGCTAGTTAAAAGTGCCCTGTTACAAGTAGAGATGTGGGAATTGCGGGAACGTCCGATTGGGGAATTATCAGGGGGGCAAAGAAAGCGAGTGTTTTTAGGGCGGGCACTGGCACAACAGGCGCAGATATTTCTGTTAGATGAACCATTTGCAGGGGTAGATATTACCACAGAGAGATTGATTATCGATCGGTTATTGCAGCTACGGGCACAAGGGCACACAATTTTAATTTCCACCCATGACCTCACTTCCATTAAAACTTTCTGTGACCAAGTAGTATTAATTAACCGCAGTATTTTAGCTTACGGGGATACAGAGACTGTGTTTACGCCAGAGAATTTATGCCGCACTTTTGGCAACCATTTCTGTCAGCGGTCGCAAGGAGAGTAA
- a CDS encoding metal ABC transporter permease: MWEMLVAPWQYEFMVRAILLSSLVGLVCGALSCYMILKGWALMGDAVSHAVLPGVVLAYVLHLPLALGAFIFGVGSVLTIGFIQSQTRIKEDTVIGIVFTGFFALGLVLVSRVSSTIDLTHILFGNVLGISNTDIWQTVIIGIVTLVILLLLRRDLLLFCFDPTHARSIGINIDALHYVLLSLLSLTAVAGLQTVGIILVVAMLITPGATAYLLTDRFDTMLGLAMVIGVGGAILGNYVSFYLDVATGGCIVVVQTLVFIVAMFFAPKHGILGRKFWDRI, encoded by the coding sequence ATGTGGGAAATGCTAGTTGCCCCTTGGCAATACGAATTTATGGTGCGGGCAATTTTGCTGAGTAGCCTAGTGGGATTAGTGTGTGGCGCTCTCTCTTGCTATATGATTCTCAAGGGCTGGGCATTGATGGGGGATGCGGTTTCCCATGCGGTTTTGCCTGGAGTGGTGTTAGCCTATGTGTTGCATTTGCCATTAGCTTTGGGAGCCTTTATATTTGGGGTGGGGTCGGTGTTAACGATCGGGTTTATTCAGTCCCAGACTCGCATCAAAGAGGATACAGTCATTGGCATTGTGTTTACAGGCTTTTTTGCTTTGGGGTTGGTATTAGTGTCACGGGTAAGCAGCACGATCGATTTAACTCACATTCTCTTTGGCAATGTTTTGGGTATTAGCAATACGGACATTTGGCAAACAGTAATTATTGGCATTGTGACCCTAGTTATTCTATTGTTGTTACGGCGCGATCTTTTATTATTTTGCTTTGACCCCACCCATGCCCGCTCGATCGGTATTAATATTGATGCACTCCACTATGTACTCTTATCTTTGTTGTCATTGACAGCAGTAGCCGGTTTACAGACAGTAGGCATTATTTTGGTGGTAGCAATGCTAATTACCCCTGGGGCGACAGCCTATTTGTTGACCGATCGGTTTGACACCATGCTGGGATTAGCGATGGTTATAGGGGTGGGGGGAGCGATTTTGGGGAATTACGTTAGTTTTTACTTAGATGTGGCAACGGGGGGCTGCATTGTAGTAGTACAAACCCTTGTGTTTATTGTGGCAATGTTTTTTGCCCCCAAGCACGGCATCCTGGGCAGAAAATTTTGGGATAGAATTTAG
- a CDS encoding GerMN domain-containing protein, with the protein MKIAARRTQVGIVFTLLGLIGGAAYYLLFQANPPSGSHNANPSQGQSVVSLVPKEHQVSVYWIEATEKKFRAVPQTVKAIDNEQALEQAIQQLFTAPPSGLYSGIPPATKLLNFSANDRDVFINVSKEFKEGGGSASMLARVTQVVYTASSLNPTANVFILVEGEPIGTVGGEGLEIKQPMTRQDLPLEF; encoded by the coding sequence ATGAAAATTGCAGCGCGGAGAACGCAAGTTGGTATTGTCTTTACCCTGTTGGGGTTAATTGGGGGTGCCGCCTACTATCTCTTGTTCCAAGCCAATCCGCCGTCGGGGAGCCACAATGCCAATCCATCCCAAGGGCAGTCAGTAGTCAGTCTTGTACCCAAAGAACACCAGGTTAGTGTCTATTGGATTGAAGCGACAGAGAAGAAATTTAGGGCTGTACCCCAGACAGTCAAGGCAATTGACAACGAACAGGCGCTAGAACAGGCAATTCAACAACTGTTTACTGCTCCTCCCAGTGGTCTGTATTCGGGTATCCCCCCTGCCACGAAGCTACTGAACTTCTCTGCTAACGATCGCGATGTCTTCATCAACGTGTCCAAAGAATTTAAGGAAGGGGGGGGCAGTGCCAGCATGCTTGCCCGTGTAACCCAGGTAGTCTATACCGCTAGTAGTCTCAATCCCACTGCCAATGTGTTTATTTTGGTAGAAGGAGAACCGATCGGGACAGTCGGGGGGGAAGGTTTAGAAATCAAGCAACCCATGACTCGTCAGGATTTGCCGTTGGAGTTTTAG